A window of Flammeovirga kamogawensis genomic DNA:
ATTGATTAATAAAAAAGCCGAACTCTGTTTAAATTGAGTTCGGCTTCGAAATATTATAATCTGTCTTGCAAATAAGCACTTAAACAGAAACTTCTGCTTTAATATGTGGATGTGGATCGTAATCTGTTAATTTAAAATCCTCACCTGTAAAGCTAAAAATATCTTTAACATCAGGGTTTATTTGCATTTTTGGTAAGCTCCTAAAATCTCTAGTAAGCTGTAATCTTGCTTGGTCTAAATGATTATTGTATAAATGAGCGTCACCAAGTGTATGCACAAAATCTCCTGGTTCTAAATCGCAAACTTGTGCAATCATTAATGTAAGCAACGCATAAGAAGCTATATTAAATGGTACTCCTAAAAATACATCTGCACTTCTTTGGTATAACTGACAAGATAATTTACCGTCTGCTACATAAAACTGAAATAAAGCATGACAAGGCATTAACGCCATTTTTGGTAATTCTGCAACATTCCAAGCCGAAATTACTAGACGTCTTGAGTTTGGGTTTGTCTTAATTTCATTAATTAACCACTCAATCTGATCTACAGCTTGTCCGTCTGCTCCTTCCCAAGAACGCCATTGTTTACCATAAACAGGACCTAACTCTCCGTTTTCGTCTGCCCATTCGTTCCAAATACGCACTCCATTTTCTTGTAAGTAAGCAACGTTTGTCTCTCCTTTCAAAAACCACAGTAATTCATGAATAATTGAACGAAGATGAAGCTTTTTTGTCGTTAAAACCGGAAAGCCTTCGGATAAATCAAAGCGCATTTGATGTCCAAATACAGAGCGTGTTCCTGTACCTGTTCTATCTCCTTTTACGGCGCCTTCGTCTAATATTCTTTTAAGTAATTCGTGGTATTGTTTCATGTCCTTTGTCTATAAAAAATCTAATTACAAAAGTGCGTTATTTCCTTTCGACTACCAAATTTTTTCCTTCATCAAAATAATAATCTCCACGTCTAGCACCACCAATGTAAGTATAATGTAAAGAAGCATCGTCAAATTTCTGTTTTCCTCTAAAAACGGCACTTCCTAAAGAGGTCATTTCAAATATTCCCTCTTCATTTTCTTTTATTAATAGAGGCTGAATAGATTTTATGATATTCTCGTACTGCATATCCCCGTATCCTTCCCAAGTTTGCCTTCTCAGCATTGCGCCAACTAATTGATGCTTTGTTAGGTTCGACTCATTTATAAATTTAAGTAACCTACGTTCTAATTTATTTATTCCAGAACGCTCACTCGGAAACCTTTCTAAATGTGCTCTCATAGCAGCTTCTAAAAAAATAAAGGGTTTTGTATGCTGATGTATATACGGAATAAGGTCGTTTACATCTTCTGATAAATACTTTTTCCAAAAGAGGAGTGCATACTTCAAATCTTTACTTTCTAAAGCTATTCTATCGTTGTAAAGTTTTTGATACTCTTCTGGTAAATATTCTCCTAAACCTTTGTTTGAAGATGTAATAATTATTGACACTTTATCAGTAAGTGATTCAATAGTGGCTATGTAAGCTAAAACTGACATCATATTAATCTGACAAAAAAGATCATATTCAAACCATAAGACCACTTCATGAGCATCTTTTATCTCTGTAATTTTCAGTAATTCTGATGTAGACAGTTTATCATACTCTGCAGGAGAAATTGTATAATTATAAGAGAAATAATGCCTTCTACTCGTAAAAAATGCATCTGACAACAATTTGCCCCTGCAATCTCCTTCAACAAGCATTTCTCTAAAAATAATTGGTTCTGCACTAAAGTTATTTTGTTTCCATAAAATATAACTACTATCTCCATTAAGTATATGATAATCCATAGATCAAATTGCATTTACATTCATTTATTTGTATTAAAATAGCTAAAATTTTAAACATATATTAATAATATATCACATATAATGAATTTTGAATTAAAAAAACGTGCTTTTTTAATATTTTTTCGATATAATGCATATCATAATTAAATATGATGAATATCATTTTTTTGTGTGCAAATACTGCAGGTAACATATAACTTTACATTGACTATCATGAGAGCATTATCTAAAAAAGAACAAGACATTATTTCCATCATCAAATCCAGCTTAAGAGAATCTTTAAAATTTGGATTTATTGCTGATTATATGAGTCTTATTTTACCGGAGCATAAAATTTATGCTGAAAAAGCATTGAATAAATTGTGTCCACACTCGGGAGCTCAAAAAGAGAATCTTGACTCCGACGACATTCAAGTGATAAGGAAACTTATGGAACTTATTTCTGAACCTGACACTCCTTTTGTGAATATTATTCACCCTTACCACAGGAAGTTAGCTTTGGATTACAAAATGAGTTGGTTATATAATTTAGCACATATTGGAACTCCAATGGTAAATGTGCCAAGTTATTTAAAATAACAAAAAACGCTATAGTTAGAAAGGGTACTGTCATTACAAAAATGATAGTACCCTTTTTAAATATTTCAGTCCAAACTAAATGTTAGTTTTTGACATTTAAATATCCATGTTTTGATAATGAGAAAAATTAGTATTGAT
This region includes:
- a CDS encoding thymidylate synthase, producing the protein MKQYHELLKRILDEGAVKGDRTGTGTRSVFGHQMRFDLSEGFPVLTTKKLHLRSIIHELLWFLKGETNVAYLQENGVRIWNEWADENGELGPVYGKQWRSWEGADGQAVDQIEWLINEIKTNPNSRRLVISAWNVAELPKMALMPCHALFQFYVADGKLSCQLYQRSADVFLGVPFNIASYALLTLMIAQVCDLEPGDFVHTLGDAHLYNNHLDQARLQLTRDFRSLPKMQINPDVKDIFSFTGEDFKLTDYDPHPHIKAEVSV